Below is a window of Actinomycetota bacterium DNA.
GCGATCGCCTTCAAGGTGCTCGAGCACCGCATGGACTTCGCCGCGGGTCATGACGACCGGCAGCCGGGTGGTCTTCCGCGCGCGGATCAGCCCATCGAACTCACCGAGCTCCCGGCCGATCACATGGCGATACAGGAACAGTAGCGCCGAAAGTGCCTGAGTCTGTGTTGAGGCGGCTACGTTCTCGTCCACTGCAAGCGACGTCAGGAACTCGTTCACGTCCGCTTCCCACAGGTCGTCTGGGTGCTGCATCCCGTGGAAGTGCAGGAACCGCTTGACCCACAGGCAGTAAGCCTGCTCGGTGCGTCGGCTGTAGTGGCGCGAGCGCAGCGCGTCGCGCAGATCTTCCATGAGCATCCGCGTGTCCCGTATTTTGCATCTCCACAGGACACAAGAACAGCACACGAATCCAACCCGAGTCCGACCAGAATCTAACCCTGCGCAGTCTACCCGCGAAGCTTACGCCCTCTCGAGCGCCTTTGCCGTCGTACCAGCCGGCGCGACGCTCGCGACCGGTCGTGGTGCCGTACTCGTGACCGACCTCGATCAGGTGTCGTCCGACCTCGTCACGAACGGGTACGTCCCGTGGTCCAGGTCGAGCAGCGTGCCTTCCGCGCCCTCGAACAGCACCCACTGGTCCGCGTCGAGCGCCTTGTTGATGGTAAGCGACGTGTCCGCGATATGCGCATGCGCAATGCGTTAGGTAAACTGGGAGAATTGGTGAACCCCTGCCCGAGCGCATGTCACCTCCATTTAGTAAGATATCAGTAAGGTTCTTAAAAGACGCTGGTCCTGACAGGAGAAGACACGCCAACATGGTCCCAAACACCAAAGAAGCGCAGCGAGCCGAGCTCCACAAGACGATCTGGCGTATCGCGAACGACCTTCGCGGCTCCGTGGATGGCTGGGACTTCAAGAGTTACGTGCTCGGCATCCTCTTCTATCGCTTCATCTCCGAAGAATTGGTGAACCCCTGCCCGAGCGCATGTCACCTCCATTTAGTAAGATATCAGTAAGGTTCTTAAAAGACGCTGGTCCTGACAGGAGAAGACACGCCAACATGGTCCCAAACACCAAAGAAGCGCAGCGAGCCGAGCTCCACAAGACGATCTGGCGTATCGCGAACGACCTTCGCGGCTCCGTGGATGGCTGGGACTTCAAGAGCTACGTGCTCGGCATCCTCTTCTATCGCTTCATCTCCGAGAACCTCACCGCCTACCTGAACGCGCACGAGCGCGCGGCGGGACGCCCTGACTTCGACTACACGAAGATCTCCGACGCCGATGCTGAGTTCGGTCGCAGCGAGGCCGTAGCCGAGAAGGGCTTCTACATTCTGCCGAGCGAGCTTTTCGCCAACGTCCGTGCGCGGGCCGCTGCCGACGAGAACCTCAACGAGACGCTCGAGCGCGTATTCCGCAATATCGAGGGCTCGGCGGTGGGCGCAGATAGCGAGGACGACATCAAAGGCCTCTTCGACGACCTCGACGTGAACAGCGCCAAGCTGGGGCCCACAGTGGCCAAGCGCAACGCCAAGCTGGTGAAACTGCTCGACGCCATCGGCGACTTGCCGCTTTCCAACGGCGGCGTATTTTCGAACAACAGCATCGACCTGTTCGGCGATGCGTACGAGTACCTCATGCAGATGTACGCATCGAGTGCGGGCAAGTCTGGTGGCGAGTACTACACACCGCAGGAAGTGAGCGAGCTGCTCGCGCGTATCACCGTGGTGGGCAGAACCAAGGTGAACAAAGTCTATGACCCGGCGTGCGGGTCGGGGTCGCTGCTACTCAAGTTCGCGAAGGTCTTGGGCAAGGATAACGTGCAAACTGGCTTCTTTGGCCAGGAGATCAACCTGACCACCCACAACCTTGCGCGCATCAACATGTTCTTGCACGACGTGAATTATAATGAGTTCAACCTCGTGCACGGGGATACGCTTACCGACCCGGCGCACTGGGACGACGAGCCATTCGAGGCGATCGTCTCCAATCCGCCGTACTCCATCAAGTGGGACGGCGACGCCAACCCGCTGCTCATCAACGACCCGCGCTTTGCGCCCGCCGGTGTGCTCGCGCCCAAGTCCAAGGCCGACCTCGCCTTCACCATGCACATCCTGAGCTGGCTTGCAGTCGACGGCACCGCGGCAATCGTTGAGTTCCCGGGCGTGCTCTATCGCGGCGGCGCGGAGCGCAAGATCCGCAAGTACTTCATCGAAAACAACTACGTCGACACGGTGATCCAACTCCCGCCGGACCTGTTCTTCGGCACCACGATCGCCACCTGCGTCATCGTGCTCAGGAAGTCCAAGACCGACAACGCGACGCTCTTCATCGATGCGTCTGCCGAGTTCGTCCGCGGCGGCAACAAGAACAAGCTTACCGAGGAGAACCGGCGAAAGGTCCTCGATGCGTTCATCGCGCGCAAGGACGCCGAGCACTTCGCCCGGCTCGTTCCCAACGCCGAGATCGCCGGGAACGAGTACAACATCGCGGTGTCGTCGTACGTCGAGCAGGAGGACACGCGCGAGGAGGTCGACATCGTCGCGCTCAACGCCGAGATAGCCCGCATCGTGGCGCGGCAGAGCGAGCTGCGGACGCAGATCGACGCGATCGTGGCGGATTTGGAGGGGGCGCGGTGAGCGAGCAGGACATTGTCATCTACACCGCTCAGGGCGTGGAGATCTCTCTGCCGCTCGACACCGAGCACGAGACCGTATGGGCGTCCCAAGCGCAAATTCAGGAGCTCTTCGGCGTTGATCAGTCTGGCGTGTCGCGTCACATCCGCAACGTTTTCAAGTCTGCGGAAGTCAACCACGAAAGCAATATGCAAAAAGTGCATATTAGCAGCTCAGACCGCCCGGTGACGCTCTACAGCCTCGATGTGATTCTGGCCGTTGGCTACCGTGCGAACTCTGCCCGTGCGATAGAGTTCCGGCGCTGGGCAACTGGCGTTCTGCGGCAGTACTTGATTGACGGTGCCGCGCTCAACGAACGTCGTCTGCGCGAGATCGGACAGGTTGTCCAAGTTCTCAGCCGGTCCACGGACGCGCTGGTCGCTGGTGTAGCCGACGTCCTAGCCGAATACCTCCCGGGCCTACAGCTCCTTCGAGACTACGACGAGGGACGGCTTGACTCGGCGTCGGGGGCGACCCCGGGCTGGGAGCTCACAATCGACGAGGCACGGGCTGTGATTGCCCGGCTGTCCGAGAAGTTCCCCGCCGATACGCTGTTCGGCAAGGAGCGTGCTGGCGCCCTCGATGGCATCGTCGGTGCCATCTACCAGAGCTTCGACGGACAGGATCTCTACCGAACCGTCGAGGAAAAGGCCGCAAACCTGCTCTACCTCGTCGTGAAAGACCATCCACTGGTCGACGGAAACAAGCGCAGTGCTGCCGCGCTCTTTGTCACGTTCCTCGCCTGCAACGGCATTCTGTACGGGTCCGACGGGCAGCCACGTATCTCGAACAATGCCCTTGCTGCGCTCACGCTGATGGTCGCCATGAGTGATCCCCGGGAGAAGGATTTGCTGGTCGCGCTCCTTGTCCGCATGATCTCGGGGGAGGCGTCGTGAGCCGGATCGACGAGCTGATCGCGGAGCTGTGTCCGGAAGGGACTCCGTTCGAGTCGATCGAATCACGCATGCCATCACCGAGACTCAGTGCATCATG
It encodes the following:
- a CDS encoding type I restriction-modification system subunit M N-terminal domain-containing protein, translated to MVPNTKEAQRAELHKTIWRIANDLRGSVDGWDFKSYVLGILFYRFISEELVNPCPSACHLHLVRYQ
- a CDS encoding type I restriction-modification system subunit M: MVPNTKEAQRAELHKTIWRIANDLRGSVDGWDFKSYVLGILFYRFISENLTAYLNAHERAAGRPDFDYTKISDADAEFGRSEAVAEKGFYILPSELFANVRARAAADENLNETLERVFRNIEGSAVGADSEDDIKGLFDDLDVNSAKLGPTVAKRNAKLVKLLDAIGDLPLSNGGVFSNNSIDLFGDAYEYLMQMYASSAGKSGGEYYTPQEVSELLARITVVGRTKVNKVYDPACGSGSLLLKFAKVLGKDNVQTGFFGQEINLTTHNLARINMFLHDVNYNEFNLVHGDTLTDPAHWDDEPFEAIVSNPPYSIKWDGDANPLLINDPRFAPAGVLAPKSKADLAFTMHILSWLAVDGTAAIVEFPGVLYRGGAERKIRKYFIENNYVDTVIQLPPDLFFGTTIATCVIVLRKSKTDNATLFIDASAEFVRGGNKNKLTEENRRKVLDAFIARKDAEHFARLVPNAEIAGNEYNIAVSSYVEQEDTREEVDIVALNAEIARIVARQSELRTQIDAIVADLEGAR
- a CDS encoding virulence protein RhuM/Fic/DOC family protein, giving the protein MSEQDIVIYTAQGVEISLPLDTEHETVWASQAQIQELFGVDQSGVSRHIRNVFKSAEVNHESNMQKVHISSSDRPVTLYSLDVILAVGYRANSARAIEFRRWATGVLRQYLIDGAALNERRLREIGQVVQVLSRSTDALVAGVADVLAEYLPGLQLLRDYDEGRLDSASGATPGWELTIDEARAVIARLSEKFPADTLFGKERAGALDGIVGAIYQSFDGQDLYRTVEEKAANLLYLVVKDHPLVDGNKRSAAALFVTFLACNGILYGSDGQPRISNNALAALTLMVAMSDPREKDLLVALLVRMISGEAS